GGGCCATTCGATGGCTTTCCGAGCCGCGTCGCCGCGGGTGAAGACGGCGTCGAGGGCCCCGTCGGGGGAGGCTGCGGCGAGCGACAGGCTTAGGGTGAAGCCGTGCGCGAGGGCGAGCGCGTGGAGCGCTTCGGGGTCGAGGGTGCGCGTCGATTCGATGTCGAGCTGAGAGCGGAGTGCGGCGTGCAGGTCCGTCGCTGTCTTCAGCGCGGTGTCGGTCGACTGCGAGGCGTGTTCGCTGAGCGCCATCTGTGTGAAGCGATCGTCGCGGGTTCGCGCATTGTCGATTCGGGTGAAGGCGATGACGTCTTCGGAATCTTCTCGCAGCTTTGCGGCGATGTCGTCGAGGTTCATCGATGTGGCATCGTGCCAGGCCGGCGAAGCCGTATCGCGCGCATCGTCGTCATCCGTGAACAGCACGGCGTCGTAGCGATACTTTGTGAGCTCGTTGGGTGCGTGGCCGCGCTTGGGGGTCACCTCGACCCGCGTGACCTGGGGCCAGAGGTTCTTCCACTCGGTGAACAGGGCGGGCGAGAGCAGCAGCTCTTCCTCGTTGCGCACACCGCGCTCGGTGCGGGCGCGCAGCTCGGGTGTCGGAGTGAGTCTTCCGCTCTCGAGGGACTTGTGCAACGCGATGGAGGCCTGGAAGGCGGGCAGCAGCTCGAGGTGACGCAGGTCGCCGAGGAAGATGCGGCCTCCCGGGGCCAGCAGACGGAGCGCGCCCTGCACGACCCGCTCAAGGTACTCGACCCCGGGGAAGTACTGCACCATGGAGTTCAGGATGACGAGATCGAACCCGCCTGCGGGCAGGTGGGCTGTGTCGTCTGCGGTACGCTCCTCGATCTGCACATGGGCGAGATCGATACGGCTGGCGCGCAGCGAGCGGGCGGCGGTCACCGACTCGCTCGAGAAGTCGAGGCCGAGATATGTCGCGCAGTCGGGTGCCAGGCGTGCCAGCAGCAGCCCCGTCCCGCAGCCGATCTCGAGGACGCGTGGCTTGGGTGACGCCTGATCGTGTTCGGCTGCGGGACCACTGGGGGTGGGCATGATCTGACAGATGCGTGCGACCGTGGCGTCGACCCACTCGCGCATCTCGTGTGCCGGGATGGGCTGTCCTGTGTAGCTCGAGGTCCAGCCGGTGAGGTCGAAGGCGAGATCGTCGGCATTCCG
The Pseudomonadota bacterium DNA segment above includes these coding regions:
- a CDS encoding methyltransferase, which gives rise to MAWLEPDRESAAVQQDLARWRHDRISQWRTLYESSYGQRNADDLAFDLTGWTSSYTGQPIPAHEMREWVDATVARICQIMPTPSGPAAEHDQASPKPRVLEIGCGTGLLLARLAPDCATYLGLDFSSESVTAARSLRASRIDLAHVQIEERTADDTAHLPAGGFDLVILNSMVQYFPGVEYLERVVQGALRLLAPGGRIFLGDLRHLELLPAFQASIALHKSLESGRLTPTPELRARTERGVRNEEELLLSPALFTEWKNLWPQVTRVEVTPKRGHAPNELTKYRYDAVLFTDDDDARDTASPAWHDATSMNLDDIAAKLREDSEDVIAFTRIDNARTRDDRFTQMALSEHASQSTDTALKTATDLHAALRSQLDIESTRTLDPEALHALALAHGFTLSLSLAAASPDGALDAVFTRGDAARKAIEWPAPSRLARPLANDPLAPVIATRLASELKRWITERLPDYMIPTAWMVLERLPLNASGKIDRRALPAPTRSAERITEPRTPVEEMIAAIFADVLSLDTAGTRSRPPRWCRASRAPSARRCRCRPSSPAPP